The following coding sequences are from one Devosia neptuniae window:
- a CDS encoding homoserine O-succinyltransferase — protein MPIRIPDNLPARKTLEDEGVYVMDSTRAARQDIRPLEIGLLNLMPNKERTETQFTRLIGSTPLQVDLTLVRITDHQSKHTSEDYLKTFYKTWEEVRTKKFDGFIVTGAPIANLPFEEVRYWPEMLDIMEWTKTNVHHAMFICWGAQAALHHFHGARRYRMDNKAFGVFRHQVTNPRSPFLRGFSDSPMIPVSRYNDIDRTTLGENLEVLIDNAEIGVSMLGDRKHRAVYFLNHLEYDNRSLADEYERDIKSGLDTPPPANLFPNGDTSIEPENRWRSHAHLLFQNWINEIYQTTPYDMDEIGK, from the coding sequence ATGCCTATTCGTATTCCCGACAATCTACCCGCCCGCAAGACCCTCGAGGATGAGGGCGTCTATGTGATGGATTCCACGCGCGCCGCGCGGCAGGACATCCGTCCGCTCGAAATCGGCCTGCTCAACCTGATGCCCAACAAGGAGCGTACCGAGACCCAGTTCACCAGGCTGATCGGCTCGACGCCGCTGCAGGTGGATCTGACGCTGGTGCGCATCACCGATCATCAGTCCAAGCACACCTCCGAGGATTACCTCAAGACCTTCTACAAGACCTGGGAAGAGGTGCGGACCAAGAAATTCGACGGCTTCATCGTGACCGGCGCGCCCATCGCCAACCTGCCGTTCGAAGAGGTGCGGTACTGGCCCGAAATGCTCGATATCATGGAGTGGACCAAGACCAATGTGCACCACGCCATGTTCATCTGTTGGGGCGCGCAGGCGGCTTTGCACCATTTCCATGGCGCTAGGCGCTATCGCATGGACAACAAGGCGTTCGGGGTATTCCGCCATCAGGTGACCAATCCGCGCTCGCCCTTCCTGCGCGGGTTTTCGGACAGCCCGATGATCCCGGTGTCGCGTTACAACGATATTGACCGGACGACGCTGGGGGAGAACCTCGAAGTGCTGATCGACAATGCGGAGATCGGGGTCTCCATGCTGGGCGACCGCAAGCACCGGGCGGTCTATTTCCTCAATCACCTGGAATATGACAACCGCTCGCTGGCCGACGAATATGAACGCGACATCAAATCCGGGCTGGATACGCCGCCGCCGGCCAATCTGTTCCCCAACGGGGACACCAGCATCGAGCCGGAAAACCGCTGGCGCAGCCACGCGCATTTGCTGTTCCAGAACTGGATCAACGAGATCTACCAGACGACGCCCTATGACATGGACGAGATTGGCAAGTAG